One stretch of Limnothrix sp. FACHB-406 DNA includes these proteins:
- a CDS encoding bestrophin family protein — protein MATSIFQFRQKDRRPWLRVILQLRGSVVPTIAPRVLLCGTFAAIISWLHALKVPVAQPGWANLIPSVVLGLLLVFRTNTAYERFWEGRKLWGGIVNTSRNLGRQIWVAIDEPTPEVREQKISALNLIAAFGIATKQHLRGASVTEAVADLVEPNVLANLQTTNHAPIDLSVRIAAFLEEQRDRGNLNPYQLASMHRLLDVLVDSLGGCERILRTPMPFAYAIHLRQLLLIYCLILPFELVSKVGWWTGLLVAIISFTLFGIEEIGEEIENPFGTDPNDLPLDAICNTVRQNMQNLTTLNPREANARALVDNSFQ, from the coding sequence ATGGCAACCAGCATTTTTCAATTCAGACAAAAAGATCGCCGTCCCTGGCTGCGGGTCATTCTGCAACTGCGCGGCTCCGTTGTGCCCACCATTGCACCCCGCGTGCTGCTTTGTGGAACCTTTGCCGCCATCATCAGTTGGCTACATGCCCTGAAAGTTCCCGTGGCCCAACCGGGCTGGGCAAATTTAATTCCCAGCGTGGTGCTGGGTTTGCTATTGGTTTTCCGTACTAATACCGCCTACGAACGATTCTGGGAAGGGCGCAAACTTTGGGGCGGAATTGTTAACACCTCCCGTAACCTGGGGCGACAAATTTGGGTGGCAATTGACGAACCAACACCGGAAGTGCGAGAGCAAAAGATCTCAGCTTTGAATCTCATTGCTGCCTTTGGCATTGCCACCAAGCAGCATTTACGGGGGGCATCCGTCACGGAAGCGGTTGCGGATTTGGTTGAGCCAAATGTGCTGGCCAATTTGCAAACCACGAATCACGCACCTATTGATTTATCGGTACGAATTGCCGCTTTTCTAGAAGAGCAGCGCGATCGCGGCAACCTCAACCCCTATCAACTGGCTTCCATGCACCGTCTGCTTGATGTGTTGGTGGATTCTTTGGGAGGTTGCGAGCGAATTTTGCGAACACCCATGCCCTTTGCCTATGCCATTCACTTGCGGCAATTGCTATTAATTTACTGCTTAATTCTGCCTTTTGAATTGGTGTCCAAGGTGGGTTGGTGGACAGGATTACTCGTTGCCATCATTTCTTTCACCCTATTTGGAATTGAAGAAATTGGCGAAGAAATCGAAAATCCCTTTGGCACGGATCCGAATGATTTGCCCCTAGATGCCATTTGCAACACCGTTCGCCAAAACATGCAAAATTTGACCACCCTGAATCCCCGGGAAGCCAATGCTCGGGCATTAGTAGATAACAGTTTTCAGTAA
- a CDS encoding chromophore lyase CpcT/CpeT — protein sequence MTHHVSAWLDRLALWLPGTFENREQALADPTWYVGVRLWHRSVRVFGPGHLGIYAEQASAPTFAKIYRPRVFQISPTSDPDFPLAVAYFALRQPERWRGGGLDPAILEPLTLADLEPLPGCLLPMAVLAEDAGFRAQLPPDRRCCFQADGQLRQVSLGFEVRSGEFLSYDKGIDPDTGKPIWGAIMGPFRYRRVGD from the coding sequence ATGACCCATCACGTTTCTGCTTGGCTCGATCGCCTGGCCCTTTGGCTGCCGGGAACTTTTGAAAATCGGGAACAGGCCCTGGCGGATCCCACTTGGTATGTGGGTGTGCGGCTGTGGCATCGATCGGTCAGGGTCTTTGGTCCCGGCCACTTGGGGATTTATGCGGAACAGGCCAGCGCCCCCACCTTTGCCAAAATTTATCGCCCCAGGGTGTTCCAGATTTCTCCCACCTCTGATCCTGATTTTCCGCTGGCGGTGGCCTACTTTGCCCTGCGACAGCCGGAGCGGTGGCGCGGCGGGGGTTTGGATCCCGCTATTTTGGAACCCTTGACCTTGGCGGACTTGGAGCCACTGCCCGGTTGCCTGTTGCCCATGGCGGTTTTGGCAGAGGATGCAGGTTTCCGGGCCCAGCTTCCGCCCGATCGGCGTTGTTGTTTCCAGGCCGATGGGCAATTGCGCCAGGTGAGCTTGGGGTTTGAGGTGCGATCGGGCGAATTTCTCAGCTACGACAAGGGCATCGATCCCGACACAGGCAAACCGATTTGGGGGGCAATCATGGGCCCATTTCGCTATCGGCGCGTTGGCGATTAA
- a CDS encoding chromophore lyase CpcT/CpeT — MTQVSEAIAPAADLVTLGRWMAADFSNQAQAFENPPFFAHIRVCMRPLPIALLGGISFYVEQAYDYALNQPYRVRVLKLIEVDGQIQIENYAVAHEQEFFGASRQPDRLQALTADRLERLCHCNFLVSRTGQTFTGQVEPGKACMVTRKGKETYLDSQFEITADRFVSWDRGRDPETDEHVWGAVAGPFDFVKVASFADEVVAP, encoded by the coding sequence ATGACCCAAGTGTCTGAAGCGATCGCCCCCGCTGCTGATTTGGTGACCCTTGGCCGTTGGATGGCCGCCGACTTCAGCAACCAAGCCCAAGCGTTTGAAAATCCGCCCTTTTTCGCCCATATTCGGGTCTGTATGCGGCCCCTGCCGATCGCCCTGCTAGGCGGCATTAGTTTCTATGTGGAACAGGCCTATGATTACGCCCTCAACCAGCCCTATCGTGTGCGGGTGTTGAAGTTGATTGAGGTGGATGGGCAAATCCAAATTGAAAACTATGCCGTTGCCCATGAGCAGGAATTTTTTGGTGCTTCTCGACAGCCCGATCGCCTGCAAGCGCTGACGGCCGATCGCCTGGAGCGGCTCTGTCACTGCAATTTTTTGGTGAGCCGGACAGGGCAAACCTTCACGGGCCAGGTGGAACCCGGCAAGGCCTGCATGGTCACGCGCAAGGGCAAGGAAACCTACTTGGATAGTCAGTTTGAAATCACAGCCGATCGATTTGTGAGCTGGGATCGGGGCCGCGACCCGGAAACCGATGAGCATGTGTGGGGTGCGGTGGCCGGGCCCTTTGACTTTGTGAAGGTGGCCAGCTTTGCCGATGAGGTGGTGGCTCCCTAG
- a CDS encoding AI-2E family transporter has protein sequence MSIRSLLRWFLLGLLLPLAFLNGWMLLQVFNYFQSLLSAFVVATLVSFLLDYPVRWLEAQGKRWHVRREFAVLAIVLLTLGIVGLLGLTLAPVLYDQFAAFANGLPGWVASSRQQLENLSNWAIAKRLPIDLQQLGTQAIAQFSAQIQNLTTQLVSLLVQMAGRAFDALIAMVLAVYLLLRGEQFWDGFFSWLPPERREQVRQCFRQNFQNYYAGQAALATTIGVAMVLLFLMLQVPFGLLFGLGIGVMTLVPFGAGISIVVVSLLLAVKSFWLGLQVLLLAFLVDQIIENTVAPRLLGQFTGLNPVWVLLSLLAGAKVGGLLGVVLAVPLAGTIKSAIELWRSPNHGWTLATDSALPVKTARPDRPVQPTPDR, from the coding sequence ATGTCCATCCGATCACTCCTGCGCTGGTTTTTATTGGGGTTGCTGTTGCCGCTGGCGTTTTTGAACGGCTGGATGTTGCTTCAGGTCTTCAATTACTTTCAGTCCCTGCTGTCTGCCTTCGTGGTGGCCACGCTGGTGTCCTTTCTGTTGGACTATCCCGTGCGGTGGCTGGAAGCGCAGGGAAAACGCTGGCATGTGCGGCGGGAATTTGCGGTGTTGGCGATCGTCCTGTTGACCTTGGGGATTGTGGGTCTGTTGGGGCTAACGCTGGCTCCGGTGCTCTATGACCAATTTGCCGCTTTTGCTAATGGGTTGCCCGGTTGGGTGGCTTCGAGTCGGCAACAGCTTGAAAACCTGTCTAATTGGGCCATTGCCAAGCGGCTCCCGATCGACCTTCAACAGTTGGGAACCCAGGCGATCGCCCAATTCTCAGCCCAAATTCAAAACCTAACCACCCAACTGGTGAGCCTGTTGGTGCAAATGGCTGGGCGGGCCTTTGATGCTCTGATTGCGATGGTGTTGGCGGTTTATTTGCTGTTGCGGGGCGAGCAATTTTGGGATGGTTTTTTTAGTTGGTTGCCGCCCGAACGACGGGAGCAGGTGCGCCAATGTTTTCGCCAAAATTTCCAAAATTACTACGCCGGTCAAGCGGCTTTGGCCACCACGATCGGGGTGGCCATGGTGTTGCTCTTTCTGATGCTGCAAGTGCCGTTTGGGTTGCTGTTTGGTCTGGGCATTGGGGTCATGACGCTAGTGCCCTTTGGCGCGGGAATCAGCATTGTGGTGGTGAGCTTGCTGTTAGCGGTCAAGAGTTTTTGGCTGGGGCTACAGGTGCTTTTGTTGGCTTTTTTGGTGGATCAAATTATTGAAAATACGGTTGCTCCGCGTCTGCTGGGGCAATTTACGGGGCTGAACCCAGTTTGGGTGCTGTTGTCCCTGTTGGCGGGGGCTAAGGTGGGTGGCTTGTTGGGGGTGGTTTTGGCGGTTCCGTTGGCGGGAACGATCAAAAGCGCGATCGAACTGTGGCGATCGCCCAATCATGGCTGGACTTTGGCAACTGATTCCGCCTTGCCCGTCAAAACCGCTCGACCCGATCGCCCAGTGCAACCCACGCCCGATCGCTGA
- a CDS encoding beta-ketoacyl-ACP synthase, which yields MRRVVVTGIGLMSALGDRSSTWRSLLAGQSAIQWHQPFTAIPPRPIALLGSRVNSQAVNSQAQSQPVDLTHLIDRTSAAAWADATGSELQSGSGSALNQPAQRLGVCVGSSRSYQGVLEQYAAGQRPLDDQWLRHLPHGPAVRIAQQLGAGGPLLAPMTACTTGISAIARGADLIREGWCDRVLAGAVEAPITPLTLAGFAQMGALAATGSYPFDRSREGLVLGEGAALLVLEAADLARSRGAKIYGEILGAGFSTDAYHLSAPDPTGRSARVAVHWALKRSGWRPEQVDYIHAHGTATKLNDAQEANLIQDLFPQQPPVSSTKGATGHTLGASSALGVAFCLLAIESGQLPPTVGLQDPEFAGFWLQTSIARHVDRTLCFAFGFGGQNAVLAVQRFED from the coding sequence GTGCGGCGGGTGGTGGTAACAGGTATTGGGCTGATGTCGGCCTTGGGCGATCGCTCATCAACCTGGCGATCGCTCCTGGCCGGTCAATCGGCAATTCAGTGGCATCAACCCTTTACAGCGATTCCACCTCGCCCGATCGCCCTGCTTGGCTCGCGAGTGAATTCCCAAGCAGTCAATTCCCAGGCGCAGTCCCAACCCGTTGACTTAACGCATTTGATCGATCGCACCAGTGCAGCGGCCTGGGCAGATGCAACCGGCTCGGAGTTGCAGTCGGGATCTGGGTCAGCACTGAATCAACCAGCCCAACGGCTGGGGGTTTGTGTGGGATCCAGCCGCAGCTATCAGGGAGTTTTGGAGCAATACGCCGCCGGGCAACGCCCCTTGGATGATCAATGGTTAAGGCATTTGCCCCACGGCCCAGCGGTGCGGATCGCCCAGCAATTGGGGGCAGGGGGCCCGCTGCTGGCTCCGATGACTGCCTGCACGACCGGGATCAGCGCGATCGCCCGGGGAGCGGACTTAATTCGGGAAGGCTGGTGCGATCGGGTCTTGGCGGGAGCCGTGGAAGCCCCGATTACGCCCCTGACTTTGGCGGGGTTTGCCCAAATGGGGGCCCTGGCGGCCACGGGTTCCTATCCCTTTGACCGATCGCGCGAGGGGCTGGTGTTGGGAGAAGGGGCGGCGCTGCTGGTGTTGGAAGCGGCCGACCTGGCCCGATCGCGCGGAGCCAAAATCTATGGAGAAATTTTAGGGGCCGGCTTCAGCACCGATGCTTATCACCTCAGTGCGCCGGATCCAACGGGGCGATCGGCTCGGGTTGCGGTGCATTGGGCCCTGAAACGTAGCGGCTGGCGACCGGAACAGGTGGACTATATCCACGCCCACGGCACGGCCACCAAGCTGAATGATGCTCAGGAAGCCAATTTAATTCAAGATCTTTTTCCCCAGCAACCGCCCGTGAGTTCCACCAAAGGAGCCACCGGCCATACGCTGGGGGCTTCCAGTGCCTTGGGCGTTGCGTTTTGTCTTTTGGCGATCGAGTCTGGCCAGTTGCCGCCCACGGTGGGATTGCAGGATCCAGAATTTGCCGGGTTTTGGCTGCAAACCTCGATCGCCCGACATGTCGATCGAACCCTTTGTTTTGCGTTTGGGTTTGGCGGCCAAAATGCGGTGCTCGCTGTTCAGCGATTTGAAGATTGA
- a CDS encoding peptidylprolyl isomerase — MNYLATYWMKTCAKAFRGLWLAPIAALLVFSTAGCAGQPADSRQVSSPAPSVAATPAQLPAGLPQLTGKATVTMTIKGQPVEIEVDGTNAPITAGNFVDLVNRGVYDGLMFHRVVREPVPFVVQGGDPRSKDPKVPITELGMSGFTDPKTGRERTIPLEIKPKGQAQPVYSATFPDLGIAETPVLTHKRGAVAMARSMSPDSASSQFYFALAELTPLDGSYAVFGYVTKGMETIDQVQQGDRIEKASVTAGLENLKTTP, encoded by the coding sequence ATGAACTATTTAGCAACCTACTGGATGAAAACCTGCGCCAAAGCATTCCGGGGGCTATGGCTGGCCCCGATTGCCGCGTTGCTGGTTTTTTCGACCGCGGGCTGTGCTGGCCAGCCGGCCGATAGTCGCCAAGTGAGCAGCCCCGCGCCGTCGGTTGCCGCCACGCCGGCCCAGTTGCCCGCCGGTTTGCCCCAGTTAACCGGAAAAGCAACCGTGACCATGACCATCAAGGGTCAGCCGGTGGAAATTGAGGTGGACGGCACCAACGCACCCATCACGGCCGGAAATTTTGTGGATTTGGTGAACCGTGGGGTATATGACGGCTTGATGTTCCATCGGGTGGTGCGGGAGCCGGTGCCCTTTGTGGTGCAAGGGGGCGACCCGCGCAGCAAGGATCCCAAGGTTCCGATCACGGAGTTGGGGATGAGCGGTTTCACGGATCCCAAAACGGGCCGCGAGCGCACCATTCCCCTCGAAATTAAGCCAAAGGGTCAAGCCCAACCGGTTTATAGTGCGACGTTCCCCGATTTGGGCATTGCAGAAACACCGGTTTTAACCCACAAGCGGGGCGCGGTGGCCATGGCGCGATCGATGTCGCCGGATTCTGCCTCGTCGCAGTTTTACTTTGCGCTGGCGGAGTTAACGCCGTTGGATGGTAGTTATGCGGTGTTTGGCTATGTGACCAAAGGCATGGAGACGATCGACCAGGTGCAACAGGGCGATCGCATTGAAAAAGCCAGCGTCACGGCAGGTCTGGAAAATCTGAAAACCACGCCTTAA
- a CDS encoding photosystem I assembly protein Ycf4 — protein sequence MTVSTDPQSDRLLRTEIVGARRLSSYAIATIVTIGATGFLLAGLSSYLGVNLLLFSDPTKLVFVPQGLVMGLYGTAGSLLATYLWLTIRWNVGGGYNEFDRTTGKATIFRWGYPGKNREVKLTCDLSAIQSVRVDLKEGINPRRALYLRVKNMRDVPLTRVGQPLSLTALETEGAALAKFLRVPLEGL from the coding sequence ATGACTGTCTCCACCGATCCCCAATCCGATCGCCTGTTGCGGACGGAGATTGTCGGCGCGCGCCGTCTCAGTAGCTATGCGATCGCCACGATCGTCACCATCGGCGCTACGGGCTTTTTGCTTGCCGGTTTGTCGAGCTACCTGGGCGTGAATCTGCTGTTGTTCTCAGACCCCACCAAGCTCGTGTTTGTCCCCCAAGGACTGGTGATGGGGCTGTATGGCACTGCCGGATCACTGCTGGCCACCTATCTGTGGTTAACCATTCGCTGGAACGTGGGCGGTGGTTATAACGAGTTCGATCGCACCACGGGTAAAGCCACCATTTTTCGCTGGGGCTATCCCGGCAAAAATCGTGAAGTGAAGCTCACCTGCGACCTGAGCGCGATTCAATCCGTGCGCGTAGACCTCAAGGAAGGGATTAACCCCCGGCGGGCCTTGTACCTGCGAGTGAAGAATATGCGCGATGTTCCCCTAACCCGTGTGGGCCAACCCCTGTCCTTGACGGCACTGGAAACGGAAGGAGCCGCTTTGGCCAAGTTTCTGCGTGTGCCGCTGGAGGGTCTGTAA